The sequence CCGTTGAGCGCCGACAAAAGCTGGCTGAACTGGCGGCTAAGTACGACGTTTACGTCCTCGAAGATAACCCTTACGGTGAGATTCGCTTTGCCGGTAAGCACGTTCCGGCGGTCAAGTCCTTCGACAAGGATGACCACGTTCTGTACATGAGCACCTTCTCCAAGATCCTGGCTCCTGGCTTCCGGCTGGGCTGGCTGGTGGCCGACAAGAAGGTGGTCGACAAGCTGACCGTCCTGAAGCAGTCCGCGGACCTGCATACGGACAACCTGGCCCAGTTTGCCGTAGCCCAGTTCTTTGAAGACAACGATGTCGATGCCCACGTCAAGGAGATCAGTGACCTCTATGGCAAGCGCAAGAACCTGATGACCGACGGGATCAAGAAGTACTTCCCGGCGGGCGTGAAGTACACCGATCCAGAAGGGGGGATGTTCCTCTGGGTCGAAGTACCAGGTGTTGACGATACCGTTGAGCTCTTCAAGGAATGTCTGAAACACAACGTGGCCTTCGTGCCTGGCGATCCGTTCTTCGCCGGCGACGTTCAGCCGGGGACTTTCCGCCTGAACTACTCCAATGCCCAGGAGGACAAGATCAAGGTCGGCATGAAGCAGCTTGGCGATGCGCTGCAGGAAGCCGTTAAATAAATATGATTTAAGTATTAAGACGACAAAAAAGTTGGCCGGGAGAATTTCCTTCGGCCAACTTTTTTACTATTTCAGTTTCATCTTTTCCAGTGGCACCAAATGCGTGTGGTGACGGAGCTTGTAGTAGAGGTAGAAGAAGATGAAGAGCGGGACGGACATGTAGGTGATCAGGATGTTGGACCAGTCGAGCTTGGCAAAGGCGTCGATGTTTTGACCGGCAATCACGATCACGCAGAGAACGAAGGCAAAGATCGGCCCAAACGGGAAGAGACCGGCGTGGTAGTCGAGCTCATCCAAGGTGTGGCCCTGCCGCAAAAAACCGCGGCGGAAGCGGTAGTGGGCGATCGCGATCCCAAGCCATTCCATGAAACCACCAAGGCTGGTGGCCGAGATCAGGTAGTTGTAGACGTTCGGCCCGATGAATTGCAGGGCCCACAGCGCCAGACTGAGGGCCGCCATCGCTAGGAAACTGATGATTGGCACCCCACGCCGGTTGACCGCCCGGAAGCCCTTCCAGAGAAAACCATCCATCGACTGGGAGAAGAGAATCCGCGAGATCGCGTACAGCCAGGAGTTGGCCGACGACAAAACGGCGATCAGGATGACAAAATTCATGATCCCAGCGGCGTAGCGCAGCCCGGCATACTGGAAGATCAGGGTGAACGGACTGGTGATGATGTCCTGAACGTCTGAACTCAGCAGGTTCTTGTTGGTGTAGGGCAGGATGCAGGCGATCACGAAGATGGTCAGAATGTAGAAGAGCAGGATTCGCCAGAAGGTCGCGTGAATGGCCTTGGGAACGCTGTGCTTGGGATCCGCCGATTCACCGGCCGCGATCCCGACCATCTCGGTTCCCTGAAAGGAGAAGCCGGAGACGACGAAGGCGCTGATGATCCCGGGGATGCCGTTGACGAACGGCGCCTGCTTGTAGGTGAAGTTCTTAAAGCCCAGGGCGTGGTGGCCGCCGACCAGGCCGAGGATCACGCCGATGCCGACGATCACGAAAATAACGACGGCCGCAACCTTGAGCAGGGCTAACCAGAATTCCGTTTCCCCGTACGCGCGCACGGAGAAGTAGTTAATCGTAAAAATAATGGCAAATGCTAGGAGACTAAAGATCCACTGCGGCACGTGGGGGAACCAGAAGTTCATTACGATCCCGACGGTCGACAGTTCCACCGCCACGGTGATGGCCCCGCAGAACCAGTAGTTCCAGCCCATGGCAAAGCCGAGGGCCGGGTCAACGTAGCGGTTGGCGTACTCGGCAAAGGAGCCGCTGCGGGGGTTGTAGGTCGCCATTTCGGCCAGGCTGGTCATCAAAAAGAAGACCATCAGGCCCATGATGAAGTAGGCGATCAGGCTCCCGCCCGGCCCGGCGGTCGTAATTGCCGAACCACTGGCGATGAATAGCCCGGTCCCAATCGTGCCGCCCAATGCGATCATCGAGAGGTGGCGGGATTGGAGCGTGTGCCGAATGTGGCCTTGATTGTTATTATCCAAAAGAATCACTCCCTCTTATACCTATAGATTTTAACGACTCCCTTACTTAATGTAAAATACTTATTTTATGATGGTTGCAATACGATTAGGGCATAGCAGCTGGTATTCAATTTTCTGATCGATCCACATCAGTGAAAAGCATTTCACATGGTAACGGAATCCGGTTATCATGAATCTATGTACAAAGGGGAGGAGGAAATGCGATGGCAATCTTAAAACAGCTGCGGTGGTTCTTTCACCAGCAGTGGCGGCAGTACCTGGGCGGGGTGATCGCCCTGCTCTTGGTGGCGATCTGTAACGTGGTGCCGGCCCGGATCATTGGCAACGTGGTCGACGCCA comes from Limosilactobacillus sp. and encodes:
- a CDS encoding amino acid permease, which gives rise to MIALGGTIGTGLFIASGSAITTAGPGGSLIAYFIMGLMVFFLMTSLAEMATYNPRSGSFAEYANRYVDPALGFAMGWNYWFCGAITVAVELSTVGIVMNFWFPHVPQWIFSLLAFAIIFTINYFSVRAYGETEFWLALLKVAAVVIFVIVGIGVILGLVGGHHALGFKNFTYKQAPFVNGIPGIISAFVVSGFSFQGTEMVGIAAGESADPKHSVPKAIHATFWRILLFYILTIFVIACILPYTNKNLLSSDVQDIITSPFTLIFQYAGLRYAAGIMNFVILIAVLSSANSWLYAISRILFSQSMDGFLWKGFRAVNRRGVPIISFLAMAALSLALWALQFIGPNVYNYLISATSLGGFMEWLGIAIAHYRFRRGFLRQGHTLDELDYHAGLFPFGPIFAFVLCVIVIAGQNIDAFAKLDWSNILITYMSVPLFIFFYLYYKLRHHTHLVPLEKMKLK
- a CDS encoding aminotransferase-like domain-containing protein yields the protein MVEFSKRVPADGTDAVGAILKAAADPQIISFAGGLPAPELFPVKEMKAAVDKVFDKHGQEAMQYGAAKGVTALRELILKHVAAKEDVHAELDNVLVTTGSEQAIDLVGKAFIDPGDTVLVEQPTYLCALDVFKSYGAHFVGVEMDEEGMKMDSLEAALKANPNTKLVYTVPNFQNPTGRTMAVERRQKLAELAAKYDVYVLEDNPYGEIRFAGKHVPAVKSFDKDDHVLYMSTFSKILAPGFRLGWLVADKKVVDKLTVLKQSADLHTDNLAQFAVAQFFEDNDVDAHVKEISDLYGKRKNLMTDGIKKYFPAGVKYTDPEGGMFLWVEVPGVDDTVELFKECLKHNVAFVPGDPFFAGDVQPGTFRLNYSNAQEDKIKVGMKQLGDALQEAVK